The following proteins come from a genomic window of Methanothermobacter thermautotrophicus:
- a CDS encoding slipin family protein, whose protein sequence is MDPLIAGLLVAIIIAILAMSLKIVKQYERGIVFRLGKVIGVREPGLRIIIPVIDRMVKVSLRIVTMPIPSQKIITQDNVSIDVAAVAYFKVSDPLRAVVAIEDYYGAVNQISQTTVRNVIGQFALDEVLSETARINEKIKEMIDEHSEPWGINVTTVEIKDIKLPEGMQRAMAKQAEAEREKRAKIITAEGEYLSAAKLGEAADVIEKHPVALQLRNLQVLAEIATEKNSTIVFPAQFMSGIRDVKEFIEREVE, encoded by the coding sequence ATGGATCCATTAATTGCAGGATTGCTGGTAGCTATTATAATCGCTATTCTGGCCATGAGCCTGAAGATAGTTAAACAGTACGAGAGGGGGATTGTTTTTAGACTGGGAAAGGTTATAGGAGTCAGGGAACCTGGCCTCCGCATAATAATCCCGGTCATCGATAGGATGGTAAAGGTTTCGCTTCGAATAGTTACGATGCCCATACCCTCCCAGAAGATAATAACACAGGACAACGTTTCAATAGATGTGGCCGCCGTTGCCTACTTCAAGGTCTCTGACCCTCTAAGGGCAGTTGTTGCAATTGAGGACTATTACGGAGCTGTTAACCAGATCTCACAGACCACGGTGAGGAACGTCATAGGCCAGTTTGCCCTCGACGAAGTCCTCTCAGAAACAGCCAGGATAAATGAGAAGATAAAGGAGATGATAGATGAGCACAGCGAACCATGGGGTATAAACGTAACAACCGTGGAGATAAAGGATATAAAGCTCCCTGAAGGGATGCAGCGGGCAATGGCAAAACAGGCAGAGGCTGAAAGGGAAAAACGTGCCAAGATAATCACTGCAGAGGGAGAATACCTCTCAGCAGCAAAGCTTGGAGAGGCCGCCGACGTGATTGAGAAACATCCAGTGGCCCTTCAACTGCGAAATCTACAGGTCCTCGCTGAAATAGCCACGGAAAAGAATTCAACCATAGTATTCCCTGCCCAGTTCATGTCAGGCATCAGGGACGTGAAGGAATTCATTGAAAGGGAGGTTGAATAG
- a CDS encoding ATPase domain-containing protein encodes MEERISRTGTGIKGLDDIIGGYPKGRSILVTGDPGSGKTIMALQFAIQSARTGLKTIYITTEEDETDLRIQCASLGWEIGDLLESGELRIIGLSAIRARLTEAEISIGIESVKGNLKKILAEIPDDTEVLIIDSIGSHTEKLTTDEFRDQFDLLIYELKGRDITSMIILDSATSGEFNDIALYSVYGAIRLIKRENPYTGRRERVMDIIKMRSTRTPIEFIPYTISDRGIEVIENPEE; translated from the coding sequence ATGGAAGAGAGAATATCACGTACAGGTACGGGGATTAAGGGGCTTGATGATATAATAGGGGGCTACCCGAAGGGGAGGAGCATCCTCGTAACCGGTGACCCGGGATCCGGTAAGACCATAATGGCCCTCCAGTTCGCCATTCAGAGCGCCAGAACTGGTCTTAAAACCATATACATAACAACAGAGGAGGATGAAACTGACCTGAGGATACAGTGCGCGTCCCTTGGATGGGAGATCGGTGACCTCCTTGAATCCGGTGAACTGAGGATTATCGGTTTATCTGCAATAAGGGCCAGGCTTACAGAGGCTGAGATATCCATCGGGATTGAATCTGTCAAGGGGAACCTCAAAAAGATACTTGCAGAGATTCCAGATGACACCGAGGTCCTCATAATAGACAGTATAGGTAGCCACACAGAGAAGCTCACAACGGATGAGTTCAGGGACCAGTTCGACCTCCTCATCTATGAACTCAAAGGGAGGGACATCACTTCCATGATAATCCTTGACAGCGCCACCTCGGGGGAGTTCAATGATATAGCCCTCTACTCAGTTTACGGGGCCATAAGGCTGATAAAGAGGGAGAACCCCTACACAGGAAGAAGGGAGAGGGTCATGGATATCATCAAGATGAGGAGTACGAGGACTCCCATCGAGTTCATACCCTACACCATATCAGACAGGGGCATTGAGGTTATTGAGAACCCTGAGGAATAA